The Williamsia sp. DF01-3 genome has a window encoding:
- a CDS encoding ATP-dependent Clp protease ATP-binding subunit, with product MFERFTDRARRVVVLAQEEARMLNHNYIGTEHILLGLIHEGEGVAAKSLESLGISLEGVRSQVEEIIGQGQQAPSGHIPFTPRAKKVLELSLREALQLGHNYIGTEHILLGLIREGEGVAAQVLVKLGADLNRVRQQVIQLLSGYQGKEPQEAGTGGRSTEAGTPSTSLVLDQFGRNLTAAAAEAKLDPVIGREKEIERVMQVLSRRTKNNPVLIGEPGVGKTAVVEGLAQAIVNGNVPETLKDKQLYTLDLGSLVAGSRYRGDFEERLKKVLKEINTRGDIILFIDELHTLVGAGAAEGAIDAASILKPKLARGELQTIGATTLDEYRKYIEKDAALERRFQPVQVGEPSVEHTIQILKGLRDRYESHHRVSITDGALVAAATLADRYINDRFLPDKAIDLIDEAGARMRIRRMTAPPDLRDFDDRIADARKEKESAIDAQDFEKAASLRDKEKQLVTERAEREKQWRSGDMDIVAEVDDNEIAEVLGNWTGIPVFKLTEEETTRLLRMEDELHKRIIGQTEAVKAVSKAIRRTRAGLKDPKRPSGSFIFAGPSGVGKTELSKALANFLFGEDDALIQIDMGEFHDRFTASRLFGAPPGYVGYEEGGQLTEKVRRKPFSVVLFDEIEKAHQEIYNTLLQVLEDGRLTDGQGRTVDFKNTVLIFTSNLGTGDISKAVGLGFSQSNAEGSNYERMKQKVNDELKKHFRPEFLNRIDDVIVFHQLTRDEIIKMVDLMIARVETQLRNKDMALELTEKAKSLLAKRGFDPVLGARPLRRTIQREIEDQLSEKILFNEIGAGEIVLVDVENWDGEGEGEDAKFTFVGSKKPIALPDTPVELAKTGESTDS from the coding sequence ATGTTCGAACGGTTCACCGACCGCGCTCGCCGGGTTGTCGTCCTGGCCCAAGAAGAAGCGCGGATGCTCAATCACAACTACATCGGCACCGAGCACATCCTGCTGGGTCTGATCCACGAGGGTGAAGGCGTCGCCGCCAAGTCGCTCGAGTCGCTGGGTATCTCCCTCGAAGGCGTCCGCAGCCAGGTCGAGGAGATCATCGGCCAGGGCCAGCAGGCTCCCTCGGGCCACATCCCCTTCACCCCGCGCGCCAAGAAGGTCCTCGAGCTGTCGCTGCGCGAAGCACTGCAGCTGGGCCACAACTACATCGGCACCGAGCACATCCTGCTCGGCCTCATCCGCGAGGGTGAAGGCGTTGCTGCCCAGGTTCTGGTCAAGCTCGGCGCCGACCTCAACAGGGTCCGTCAGCAGGTCATCCAGCTGCTGTCGGGCTACCAGGGCAAGGAGCCGCAGGAAGCGGGCACCGGTGGCCGCAGCACCGAGGCGGGCACACCGTCCACCTCCCTGGTGCTCGACCAGTTCGGCCGCAACCTGACCGCCGCTGCCGCCGAGGCCAAACTCGACCCGGTGATCGGGCGCGAGAAGGAAATCGAGCGCGTGATGCAGGTGCTCAGCCGCCGCACCAAGAACAACCCGGTGCTCATCGGCGAGCCCGGTGTCGGTAAGACCGCCGTCGTCGAGGGCCTGGCACAGGCCATCGTCAACGGCAACGTCCCCGAGACCCTCAAGGACAAGCAGCTCTACACTCTCGACCTCGGGTCGCTGGTTGCCGGTAGCCGGTACCGCGGTGACTTCGAAGAGCGCCTGAAAAAGGTCCTCAAGGAGATCAACACCCGCGGCGACATCATCCTGTTCATCGATGAGCTGCACACCCTCGTCGGCGCGGGCGCCGCCGAAGGTGCCATCGACGCGGCCAGCATCCTCAAGCCGAAGCTGGCTCGCGGTGAGCTGCAGACGATCGGTGCCACCACCCTCGATGAGTACCGCAAGTACATCGAGAAGGATGCTGCCCTCGAACGCCGCTTCCAACCGGTCCAGGTCGGCGAGCCCAGCGTGGAGCACACCATCCAGATCCTCAAGGGTCTGCGTGACCGCTACGAGTCGCACCACCGCGTCTCGATCACCGACGGTGCGTTGGTCGCCGCCGCCACCCTGGCCGACCGGTACATCAACGACCGCTTCCTGCCGGACAAGGCGATCGACCTGATCGACGAGGCCGGCGCCCGGATGCGCATCCGCCGGATGACCGCACCGCCAGACCTGCGTGACTTCGACGACCGGATCGCCGACGCCCGCAAGGAGAAGGAATCTGCGATCGATGCGCAGGACTTCGAGAAGGCGGCAAGTCTGCGCGACAAGGAGAAGCAGCTCGTCACCGAGCGCGCCGAACGTGAAAAGCAGTGGCGCAGTGGCGACATGGACATCGTTGCCGAGGTCGATGACAACGAGATCGCCGAGGTTCTCGGCAACTGGACCGGCATCCCCGTGTTCAAGCTGACCGAGGAAGAGACCACCCGTCTGCTGCGGATGGAAGACGAGCTGCACAAGCGGATCATCGGCCAGACCGAGGCGGTCAAGGCGGTGTCCAAGGCGATCCGCCGTACCCGCGCCGGTCTGAAGGACCCCAAGCGCCCGTCCGGTTCGTTCATCTTCGCCGGCCCGTCCGGTGTCGGTAAGACCGAGCTCTCGAAGGCGCTGGCGAACTTCCTGTTCGGCGAGGACGACGCGCTCATCCAGATCGACATGGGCGAGTTCCACGACCGCTTCACCGCGTCGCGGCTCTTCGGTGCCCCTCCCGGTTATGTCGGCTACGAAGAGGGCGGCCAGCTCACCGAGAAGGTGCGCCGCAAGCCGTTCTCGGTGGTGCTGTTCGACGAGATCGAGAAGGCTCACCAGGAGATCTACAACACGCTCCTGCAGGTCCTCGAGGACGGCCGTCTCACCGACGGCCAGGGTCGTACGGTCGACTTCAAGAACACCGTGCTGATCTTCACCTCGAACCTCGGTACCGGCGACATCTCCAAGGCCGTGGGTCTGGGCTTCTCGCAGTCGAATGCCGAGGGCTCGAACTACGAGCGGATGAAGCAGAAGGTCAACGACGAGCTCAAGAAGCACTTCCGGCCTGAGTTCCTCAACCGTATCGACGACGTCATCGTGTTCCACCAGCTCACCCGCGACGAGATCATCAAGATGGTCGACCTGATGATCGCCCGCGTGGAGACCCAGCTGCGGAACAAGGACATGGCACTGGAGCTGACCGAGAAGGCCAAGAGCCTGCTCGCCAAGCGTGGATTCGATCCCGTGCTCGGTGCCCGTCCGCTGCGTCGCACGATCCAGCGCGAGATCGAGGACCAGCTCTCGGAGAAGATCCTCTTCAACGAGATCGGTGCCGGCGAGATCGTCCTGGTCGACGTGGAGAACTGGGACGGCGAAGGCGAGGGCGAAGACGCCAAGTTCACCTTCGTCGGATCGAAGAAGCCGATCGCTCTGCCGGACACCCCGGTCGAGCTGGCCAAGACCGGTGAGTCCACCGACAGCTAG
- the kstR gene encoding cholesterol catabolism transcriptional regulator KstR yields MASPIPTGTPASNAAVGSEVDLGSNAQRERRRRILDATLALASKGGYDAVQMRAVADRADVAVGTLYRYFPSKVHLLVTALAREFEAVESRADKSRLRGTTSLERLRHVLDMITMAMQRDPLLTEAMTRAFMFADASAAAEVDKVATIIDRLLANAMVEGEPTDLDLKIARVVSDVWMSNLVQWLTRRASATDVTNRLELTITLLLAGRDQDPEIRD; encoded by the coding sequence ATGGCAAGCCCGATCCCGACCGGAACCCCGGCGAGCAATGCCGCCGTCGGCTCGGAGGTCGACCTCGGGTCGAATGCACAACGCGAACGACGTCGGCGCATCCTCGATGCCACGCTGGCCCTGGCCTCCAAGGGCGGCTACGACGCCGTACAGATGCGAGCTGTCGCCGACCGTGCCGACGTGGCCGTGGGAACTCTCTACCGCTATTTCCCTTCCAAGGTGCACCTGCTGGTGACCGCACTCGCCCGCGAGTTCGAGGCAGTCGAGAGTCGCGCCGACAAGTCGCGCCTTCGTGGCACCACGTCACTCGAACGCCTGCGGCACGTGCTCGACATGATCACCATGGCGATGCAGCGCGACCCGCTGCTGACCGAGGCGATGACCCGCGCGTTCATGTTCGCCGACGCCTCAGCGGCCGCCGAAGTCGACAAGGTGGCGACCATCATCGACCGCCTCCTGGCCAATGCGATGGTCGAAGGTGAGCCCACCGATCTCGATCTCAAGATCGCCCGTGTGGTCTCCGACGTGTGGATGTCGAACCTGGTGCAGTGGCTGACCCGCCGCGCGTCCGCGACCGACGTCACCAACCGTCTGGAACTCACCATCACGCTCCTGCTCGCCGGCCGCGATCAGGACCCCGAGATCAGGGACTGA
- a CDS encoding acyl-CoA dehydrogenase, with protein sequence MTIASTPEHTAVADAIGQWSKKVSVITSVRSGDAEANGTGEAWPALFPDLAELGVFGAAVPEHCGGMDAQFADLAVMLEQTGYDLVPGPVAATAVSALLSAVSGAPNENALLAQLIAGEVGAAVATSVLSGGQAPTAHEPRRGVLSASGELGLVAGYVPGAALLAPIDIAGSHRWVLLEPGTDGIIADSVDALDFSMELAKVRLDEVVIPTRDVLHLSDTYVRATLIAAIAAQASGVARWTLDTAVEYAKVREQFGAPIGSFQAVKHICAEMLCRSEQVSAAAWDLAGAIDDLTEAEGDERTNAVQQVEISAAVAAATISDLTVDNAKDCIQILGGIGFTFEHDAHLYLRRALAWQAQLGSAATWRARVAELNRQGVRRVHRLDLGDAEKRRAQVRADVDSIAAADDQRHALAESGYLTPHWPEPYGLAAEPAQQVLIDQELDRAGVRRPDLVIAGWAIPTILQYGTDEQRERFVRATLDGEIIWCQLFSEPGAGSDLAALRTKATKVDGGWKLQGQKVWTSHAHTADWAICLARTDPDAPKHKGITYFLVDMKSEGIETRPLREITGRALFNEVFLDDVFVPDDCVVGELNNGWRLARTTLANERVAMGGSALGKEMEALLAQIEGRRLDAVECAELGELIVQAQLGQVLDLRAVLGSINGTDPGAASSVRKLIGVRHRQAVPEFGQRLRGLDGLEYSERADEFLLNRCLSIAGGTTQILATAAAERLLGLPR encoded by the coding sequence GTGACCATTGCTTCCACCCCAGAACATACCGCCGTCGCCGACGCAATTGGTCAATGGTCCAAAAAGGTGTCGGTCATCACCTCGGTCAGGAGTGGCGACGCCGAGGCGAACGGCACCGGCGAAGCCTGGCCTGCGCTGTTCCCGGACTTGGCCGAGCTCGGTGTGTTCGGCGCTGCTGTCCCGGAGCACTGCGGCGGCATGGATGCCCAGTTCGCCGACCTCGCCGTGATGCTCGAGCAGACGGGCTACGACCTGGTGCCCGGACCTGTTGCGGCGACCGCAGTCAGCGCCCTGTTGTCGGCCGTGTCCGGGGCCCCGAACGAGAACGCGTTACTCGCCCAGCTGATCGCCGGTGAGGTGGGCGCCGCGGTGGCCACGTCGGTGCTGTCCGGCGGTCAGGCGCCCACTGCCCACGAACCCCGCCGGGGTGTCCTGTCGGCGAGCGGTGAGCTCGGGTTGGTCGCCGGATACGTCCCCGGGGCGGCGTTGCTCGCCCCGATCGACATCGCCGGAAGCCACCGCTGGGTGCTGCTCGAACCGGGAACCGACGGCATCATCGCCGATTCGGTTGACGCTCTGGACTTCTCGATGGAGCTGGCGAAGGTGCGATTGGACGAGGTGGTGATCCCCACGCGCGACGTGCTGCACCTGTCGGACACCTACGTGCGCGCCACCCTCATCGCAGCCATCGCCGCCCAGGCCTCAGGCGTCGCACGCTGGACTCTCGACACCGCGGTCGAGTACGCCAAGGTGCGCGAACAGTTCGGTGCGCCGATCGGCAGCTTTCAGGCGGTCAAGCACATCTGCGCCGAGATGCTCTGCCGCAGCGAACAGGTCAGTGCCGCCGCCTGGGATCTGGCCGGAGCGATCGACGACCTCACCGAAGCCGAGGGTGACGAGCGGACGAACGCCGTACAGCAGGTGGAGATCAGTGCGGCCGTGGCCGCGGCGACGATCTCTGATCTCACCGTCGACAACGCCAAGGACTGCATCCAGATCCTCGGTGGCATCGGATTCACCTTCGAGCACGACGCGCATCTGTACCTGCGCAGGGCTCTGGCGTGGCAGGCGCAGCTGGGCAGCGCGGCCACCTGGCGCGCACGGGTGGCCGAGTTGAACCGGCAAGGTGTCCGCCGGGTGCATCGGCTGGACCTCGGTGATGCCGAGAAGCGCCGGGCGCAGGTCCGCGCCGACGTCGACTCCATCGCTGCCGCCGACGACCAGCGGCATGCGCTCGCCGAATCCGGGTACCTCACGCCGCATTGGCCGGAGCCCTATGGACTGGCGGCAGAACCGGCACAGCAGGTGCTGATCGACCAAGAACTCGACCGCGCCGGCGTTCGCCGCCCAGATCTGGTGATCGCGGGATGGGCGATCCCGACCATCCTCCAGTACGGCACCGACGAGCAGCGTGAGCGATTCGTCCGCGCCACCCTCGACGGCGAGATCATCTGGTGCCAGCTGTTCTCCGAGCCCGGCGCGGGTTCGGACCTCGCGGCCCTGCGCACGAAGGCCACCAAGGTCGACGGCGGTTGGAAACTCCAAGGGCAGAAGGTCTGGACCTCTCACGCACACACGGCCGACTGGGCGATCTGTTTGGCGCGTACCGACCCGGATGCACCGAAGCACAAGGGCATCACCTATTTCCTCGTCGACATGAAGTCCGAGGGCATCGAAACCCGACCGCTCCGCGAGATCACCGGGCGCGCGCTGTTCAACGAGGTGTTCCTCGACGATGTGTTCGTGCCCGACGACTGCGTGGTGGGGGAACTGAACAACGGCTGGCGGCTGGCCCGCACCACCCTCGCCAACGAACGGGTTGCGATGGGCGGTTCGGCCCTCGGCAAGGAGATGGAGGCACTGCTCGCACAGATCGAGGGGCGCCGGCTCGACGCGGTCGAGTGTGCCGAACTGGGCGAGCTGATCGTGCAGGCCCAGCTGGGTCAGGTTCTCGATCTGCGCGCGGTGCTCGGGTCGATCAACGGCACCGACCCCGGAGCCGCCTCGAGCGTGCGCAAACTGATCGGTGTCCGGCACCGGCAGGCGGTGCCGGAGTTCGGCCAGCGACTGCGTGGGCTGGACGGTCTGGAGTACTCGGAGAGGGCTGACGAGTTCCTGCTCAACCGGTGCCTGTCGATCGCCGGCGGCACCACACAGATCCTTGCGACCGCGGCCGCCGAACGCCTGCTTGGACTGCCGCGCTGA
- a CDS encoding acyl-CoA dehydrogenase family protein, with protein sequence MDFTLDSTAQTVSDVIASVLERHESVWDASLSDAGGFEGSLWSALADSGLLALPLPEAQGGDDVAVGGLTPVPTALGRAAAITPAIGTLLSGLAPLVQRAPDVAADLGAKVQAGGWLAAAINEPGAPMTSTPHTAVSGGKLSGVKTGVLHAEGATALLVAADAGVVVVSPGDDGVRITRTTSSSGWGEYTVEFSDVPADIVIGGDPVWLTQHHALGIAAYADGLIAGAMKLTATHVSERIQFDKPIGTFQAVQQQLADIYVVARSMTLATTSAGWRLSEGLDAGTDLALSGYWLAQEIPAAMRTMIHLHGGVGVDLTYPLHRYFSLAKDLARLVGGPTDRLDALAEQVEAGA encoded by the coding sequence GTGGACTTCACGCTCGATTCGACAGCCCAGACTGTGAGCGATGTCATCGCCTCCGTGCTGGAAAGGCACGAGTCGGTGTGGGACGCCTCACTGTCCGACGCCGGCGGCTTCGAGGGTTCGTTGTGGTCGGCCCTCGCCGACTCCGGACTGCTGGCCCTGCCGCTACCCGAGGCGCAGGGCGGTGACGACGTCGCAGTCGGGGGACTGACCCCGGTGCCGACCGCGCTCGGCCGTGCTGCCGCGATAACTCCCGCGATCGGAACGTTGCTGTCCGGACTTGCACCACTGGTGCAGCGTGCGCCCGACGTCGCGGCCGACCTGGGTGCCAAGGTGCAGGCGGGCGGCTGGCTCGCGGCCGCGATCAACGAACCCGGCGCCCCGATGACCTCCACCCCGCACACCGCCGTTTCTGGTGGCAAGCTCTCGGGCGTCAAGACCGGTGTGCTCCACGCCGAAGGCGCCACCGCGCTCCTCGTCGCCGCAGACGCGGGTGTTGTGGTCGTGTCACCCGGGGACGACGGCGTGAGGATCACCCGCACCACGTCGTCATCGGGCTGGGGTGAGTACACGGTCGAGTTCTCGGATGTGCCGGCCGACATCGTGATCGGTGGCGACCCGGTGTGGCTCACGCAGCACCACGCCCTGGGAATCGCGGCCTATGCGGACGGGCTGATCGCCGGCGCGATGAAGCTGACCGCCACCCATGTGTCCGAGCGCATCCAGTTCGACAAGCCGATCGGCACGTTCCAGGCCGTTCAGCAGCAACTCGCGGACATCTACGTGGTGGCCCGATCGATGACCCTGGCCACCACGTCGGCGGGATGGCGCCTGAGTGAAGGTCTCGACGCCGGAACGGACCTGGCTTTGTCCGGTTATTGGCTGGCACAGGAGATCCCGGCAGCCATGCGCACCATGATCCATCTGCACGGCGGTGTCGGTGTCGACCTGACCTACCCGTTGCACCGCTACTTTTCTCTGGCCAAAGACCTTGCCCGCCTGGTCGGTGGGCCCACTGACCGACTCGACGCACTCGCCGAGCAGGTCGAGGCAGGAGCGTGA
- a CDS encoding acyl-CoA dehydrogenase family protein: MFIDLTPEQRALKMELREYFSNLISPEDAVTMLTERHGPTYRKVIRQMGKDGWLGVGWPKEYGGRGFGQIEQQIFVNEAARADVPLPAVTLQTVGPTLQVYGTDEQKQRFLPDILAGEVHFAIGYTEPDAGTDLASLKTTAVLQGDEYVINGQKIFTTGGHDADYVWLACRTDKDAPKHKGISMIIVDTKDPGYSWTPIITADHAHHVNATYYSDVRAPASMVVGEVNGGWRLITTQLNHERVMLGPAGRLDGLLARITDWAGRPGPDGTVPGKHTDVKRALAELHAYYRINELLNWQVASGGDSISMADAAATKVFATERLQRVHRLIDEVLGRHGDFSDPATAELAQWFDVQSKRNVVITFGGGVNEVMREMIATAGLGLPRGKR, translated from the coding sequence ATGTTCATCGATCTCACCCCCGAGCAGCGCGCGCTGAAGATGGAATTGCGCGAGTATTTCTCGAACCTCATCTCGCCCGAGGATGCGGTCACCATGCTCACCGAACGGCACGGGCCCACGTACCGCAAGGTGATCCGTCAGATGGGCAAAGACGGGTGGCTCGGCGTCGGGTGGCCAAAAGAGTACGGCGGCAGGGGCTTCGGCCAGATAGAACAGCAGATCTTCGTCAACGAGGCCGCTCGGGCAGACGTGCCGTTGCCTGCGGTCACCTTGCAGACCGTCGGTCCGACACTCCAGGTGTACGGGACCGACGAGCAGAAGCAACGGTTTCTCCCCGACATCCTGGCCGGTGAGGTGCACTTCGCCATCGGCTACACCGAACCCGACGCCGGCACCGACCTGGCGTCGCTCAAGACCACAGCGGTGCTCCAGGGTGACGAGTACGTCATCAACGGCCAGAAGATCTTCACCACGGGCGGGCACGACGCCGACTATGTGTGGCTGGCATGCCGCACCGACAAGGATGCTCCCAAGCACAAGGGCATCTCGATGATCATCGTCGACACCAAGGACCCCGGCTACAGCTGGACCCCGATCATCACCGCCGACCACGCCCACCACGTGAACGCCACGTACTACTCCGATGTGCGCGCGCCCGCGAGCATGGTGGTCGGTGAGGTCAACGGCGGCTGGCGATTGATCACCACCCAGCTGAACCACGAACGGGTCATGTTGGGGCCGGCCGGACGGCTCGACGGTCTGCTGGCCCGCATCACCGACTGGGCCGGCCGGCCAGGGCCCGATGGCACGGTTCCCGGCAAACACACCGACGTCAAGCGGGCGCTGGCCGAGCTCCACGCCTACTACCGGATCAACGAACTGCTCAACTGGCAGGTCGCCTCGGGCGGCGACTCGATCTCCATGGCCGACGCCGCAGCCACCAAAGTCTTTGCCACCGAACGACTCCAGCGGGTCCACCGCTTGATCGACGAAGTGCTCGGCCGGCACGGCGACTTCTCGGATCCCGCGACCGCCGAGCTCGCCCAGTGGTTCGACGTTCAGTCCAAGCGCAACGTCGTCATCACCTTCGGTGGCGGCGTGAACGAGGTGATGCGGGAGATGATCGCGACCGCGGGTCTCGGACTGCCGCGTGGAAAGCGTTGA
- a CDS encoding bifunctional MaoC family dehydratase N-terminal/OB-fold nucleic acid binding domain-containing protein, with translation MASDAAAIIAATDAVRAAGTSAPISGRDPINTPMINNWTEALGDTNPIYSDDAAARAAGHDGVVAPPAMAQVWTMRGLGGVRAEDDPLGQVTEILDQAGYSSVVATNCDSTYHRYTSPGEHVTIEAALTDVVGPKQTALGEGWFFTTKNIWKVGDEVVAEMDFRILKFRPAEKSLPAESPAPEQAAGEVISSLGSNTDDFEPAKMMRPTPSLDTLFFWDGVRAHELRIQQRADGSLQHPPVPALWKPTGETTDYVVSSGRGTVYSYVVHHAPQVPGRRVPFVIALVELDEGVRMLGELRGVDPAQVEVGYPVQVEFIDFPAGEDGDTQAWTLYAWQPAKAGEQS, from the coding sequence ATGGCATCTGATGCAGCCGCGATCATCGCGGCCACCGACGCGGTCCGCGCTGCCGGTACCAGTGCGCCCATCTCAGGTCGCGATCCGATCAACACCCCGATGATCAACAACTGGACCGAGGCGCTCGGCGACACCAACCCCATCTACTCCGACGACGCAGCAGCCCGTGCGGCAGGCCACGACGGCGTTGTCGCGCCTCCGGCAATGGCCCAGGTGTGGACGATGCGGGGCCTCGGAGGCGTGCGCGCCGAGGACGATCCACTCGGCCAGGTCACCGAGATACTCGATCAGGCGGGCTACTCGTCGGTGGTCGCGACCAACTGTGACTCGACCTACCATCGCTACACCAGTCCGGGTGAGCACGTCACCATCGAGGCTGCGCTGACCGACGTCGTCGGCCCCAAGCAGACCGCGCTGGGCGAAGGCTGGTTCTTCACCACCAAGAACATCTGGAAGGTCGGCGACGAGGTGGTGGCCGAGATGGATTTCCGGATCCTCAAGTTCCGCCCCGCCGAAAAGTCGCTGCCAGCAGAATCGCCGGCGCCCGAACAGGCTGCGGGCGAGGTCATCTCGTCTCTCGGGTCGAACACAGACGACTTCGAGCCGGCGAAGATGATGCGACCCACGCCATCCCTTGACACGCTGTTCTTCTGGGACGGCGTGCGTGCGCACGAACTCCGAATCCAGCAGCGTGCCGACGGATCGCTGCAGCACCCACCGGTGCCCGCATTGTGGAAGCCGACGGGCGAGACCACCGACTACGTGGTGTCGTCGGGCCGGGGCACCGTCTACAGCTACGTGGTCCACCATGCACCGCAGGTGCCCGGACGACGTGTGCCGTTTGTGATCGCTCTCGTCGAACTCGACGAGGGGGTGCGGATGCTCGGAGAGCTCCGTGGGGTCGACCCGGCGCAGGTCGAGGTGGGCTACCCGGTACAGGTGGAGTTCATCGACTTCCCGGCAGGTGAGGACGGAGACACCCAGGCATGGACGCTCTATGCCTGGCAGCCCGCGAAAGCAGGAGAACAGTCGTGA
- a CDS encoding MaoC family dehydratase, with amino-acid sequence MLPELTIEATPTFVVSTALATRDFQDVHHDRDLAHQKGSKDIFVNILTDTGLVQRYITDWAGQRAQIRSIKLRLGVPWYAYDTLTLTGTVTSVADGLVNVEVVGTDSLGKHITSQVSLVMDRTVAGALPETSRAGVAG; translated from the coding sequence ATGCTCCCCGAACTGACGATCGAGGCCACTCCGACCTTCGTGGTCTCGACCGCATTGGCCACCAGGGACTTTCAGGACGTGCACCACGATCGCGACCTCGCGCATCAGAAGGGGTCGAAAGACATCTTCGTCAACATCCTCACCGACACCGGTCTGGTGCAGCGATACATCACCGATTGGGCCGGTCAGCGAGCGCAGATCCGGTCGATCAAACTGCGTCTCGGCGTGCCCTGGTACGCCTACGACACCCTCACGCTGACCGGGACCGTCACCTCGGTCGCCGACGGTCTGGTGAACGTCGAGGTGGTCGGGACAGACAGCCTTGGAAAGCACATCACCTCGCAGGTGTCACTGGTGATGGATCGCACCGTCGCCGGCGCACTGCCTGAAACGAGTCGAGCGGGGGTTGCCGGATGA
- a CDS encoding lipid-transfer protein translates to MSGQLSGAAAIAGIGATDFSKNSGRSELRLAAEAVTAAIADAGLTPSDVDGLVSFTMDTNTEIAVARSAGIGELKYFSRIHYGGGAACSTVQQAAMAVATGVADVVVAYRAFNERSGMRFGQVNTSLVAQDNSSGTDNAFSYPHGLSTPAAFVAMVAQRYMHEYGATSEDFGRISVVDRKHAAVNPNAFFYGKPITLEDHQNSRYIAEPLHLLDCCQESDGGVAFVVVSAERAKDLPHPPAVIAGAASGSGNDQYIMTSYYRDELAGLPEMGLVGRQLWEQSGLGPDDMDLAILYDHFTPYTLMQLEELGFCGRGEAKDFVREPGALEVGGRLPLNTHGGQLGEAYIHGMNGIAEAVRQLREKSVNQVPGASKVVVTAGTGVPTSGLVLTA, encoded by the coding sequence ATGAGCGGTCAATTGTCCGGCGCCGCAGCGATCGCCGGAATCGGCGCCACCGACTTCTCGAAGAACTCCGGTCGCAGCGAGTTGCGGCTCGCAGCCGAGGCGGTCACCGCGGCAATCGCCGACGCAGGTCTGACACCCTCCGACGTCGATGGCCTGGTCTCGTTCACCATGGACACCAACACCGAGATTGCGGTCGCGCGCTCTGCCGGGATCGGCGAGCTGAAGTATTTCTCGCGTATCCACTACGGCGGTGGTGCGGCTTGCTCCACGGTGCAGCAGGCAGCCATGGCCGTGGCCACCGGTGTCGCCGATGTCGTTGTCGCGTACCGGGCGTTCAACGAACGGTCGGGAATGCGGTTCGGTCAGGTGAACACCTCGCTGGTGGCCCAGGACAACTCCTCGGGCACCGACAACGCGTTCAGCTACCCGCACGGGTTGAGCACCCCTGCCGCGTTCGTCGCCATGGTCGCTCAGCGATACATGCACGAGTACGGCGCCACGAGTGAGGATTTCGGCCGGATCTCGGTGGTGGACCGCAAGCATGCAGCGGTCAATCCGAACGCGTTCTTCTATGGCAAGCCGATCACCCTTGAGGACCACCAGAACTCGCGGTACATCGCCGAGCCGCTGCATCTGCTCGACTGCTGTCAGGAATCCGACGGTGGCGTGGCGTTTGTCGTGGTCTCGGCCGAGCGGGCCAAGGATCTGCCCCATCCGCCGGCCGTCATCGCCGGTGCGGCATCGGGGAGTGGCAACGACCAATACATCATGACCAGCTATTACCGTGACGAGCTCGCCGGTCTTCCAGAGATGGGTCTGGTCGGCAGGCAGCTGTGGGAGCAGTCCGGACTCGGTCCGGACGACATGGATCTGGCGATCCTGTACGACCACTTCACGCCGTACACGTTGATGCAGCTCGAAGAACTGGGCTTCTGCGGCAGGGGAGAGGCAAAGGACTTCGTCCGCGAACCCGGCGCGCTCGAGGTCGGCGGACGGTTGCCACTCAACACCCACGGCGGCCAGCTCGGCGAGGCGTACATCCACGGGATGAACGGCATCGCCGAGGCCGTACGGCAGCTTCGCGAAAAGTCGGTCAATCAGGTTCCCGGTGCCAGTAAGGTCGTCGTCACCGCCGGAACTGGCGTTCCCACAAGTGGTTTGGTACTCACAGCTTAG